The following proteins come from a genomic window of Synechococcus sp. UW69:
- a CDS encoding EF-hand domain-containing protein, with amino-acid sequence MNALTAIRVLGPLAFVVSPLALQAGPGNKTMRVYSARMETLFIRLDVNSDGRLDASEVQGRRGLSRRLKRQNNRSYLLLEDLRLQDSSPSGPRLKQHFSQADRDRNRGLDRREAKRIPWISRNFNVLDRDRDGTVTLQELWNHQRSLAPRQRLP; translated from the coding sequence ATGAATGCGCTGACCGCCATCCGTGTGCTCGGGCCGTTGGCATTCGTGGTGAGTCCCTTGGCACTGCAGGCTGGCCCGGGCAACAAGACCATGCGTGTTTACAGCGCCAGGATGGAAACATTGTTCATCCGCTTGGACGTCAACAGTGATGGTCGACTGGATGCGTCTGAAGTGCAGGGACGCCGTGGGCTGAGCCGTCGGCTCAAACGCCAGAACAATCGTTCCTATCTTCTGCTGGAGGATCTACGTCTCCAGGATTCATCGCCCAGTGGGCCAAGGCTCAAGCAGCATTTCAGCCAGGCCGACCGCGACCGGAACCGTGGCTTGGATCGACGGGAAGCCAAACGCATCCCTTGGATCAGTCGCAACTTCAACGTTTTGGATCGTGATCGGGACGGAACCGTGACCTTGCAGGAGTTGTGGAATCATCAGCGCTCCTTAGCTCCGCGTCAGCGCCTTCCTTGA
- a CDS encoding response regulator, with product MAKDTMIWVVDDDPELRKMVGTYLMDQGYDVRSLCDVKQFEARLECQRPDLVVFDLMLPGDDGLTALRRLRDAGDDLPVVMLTARADGVDRIIGLEQGADDYIAKPFLPRELTARIEAVLRRRNALPAGTPVEGGECVGFGDNQLDLSSRTLLKNNQPVVITSGEFSLLAAFVRHPHRPLSRERLIELARGPGSDTDSRSMDVQVSRVRKLVEPDPSRPRYVQTVWGYGYVFVPDGTPRSR from the coding sequence ATGGCCAAGGACACCATGATCTGGGTGGTGGATGACGACCCGGAACTGAGAAAGATGGTCGGCACGTACCTGATGGATCAGGGATACGACGTACGCAGTCTCTGCGATGTAAAGCAATTCGAAGCGCGTCTGGAGTGCCAACGCCCAGACCTGGTGGTGTTTGATCTGATGCTGCCCGGCGATGATGGCCTGACGGCGCTGCGGAGACTGCGGGATGCCGGAGATGATCTCCCTGTGGTGATGCTCACCGCCCGTGCCGACGGTGTTGATCGGATCATCGGCCTCGAGCAGGGCGCAGATGATTACATCGCCAAACCGTTCTTACCTCGGGAACTCACGGCCCGGATCGAAGCCGTATTGCGACGGCGCAACGCATTGCCGGCAGGAACACCGGTGGAAGGTGGTGAGTGCGTCGGTTTTGGAGACAACCAGCTGGATCTCTCCTCGCGCACGTTGCTGAAGAACAATCAACCGGTTGTGATCACCAGTGGTGAGTTCAGTCTTCTGGCCGCCTTTGTTCGCCACCCGCATCGGCCCCTCTCCCGGGAGCGCCTGATCGAACTCGCCCGAGGTCCCGGCAGCGACACCGATAGCCGCAGCATGGACGTTCAGGTGTCACGGGTGCGCAAGTTGGTGGAACCGGATCCAAGCCGGCCCCGCTACGTGCAGACGGTTTGGGGATATGGCTATGTCTTTGTCCCGGATGGCACGCCGAGATCCCGCTGA
- a CDS encoding ATP-binding protein yields MPSQRGITSGLARFGVWGTTLLASWMLALLVLQVLFGRQLERIQTLQLGRDLALNVRLTELTLERYPPALISELTGLELLVSQQPSRPTKETQGMAQRRQELQQVLCSRLTHCPELRPAPNRSGTPEVWIELFSPLEPVWLRTPLPMARAWPPQPMLLLLALVSAVVITGVLYLLLDVARPLRKLEDAVSRVGEDNDRDPVPEQGAPEVRRISRRFNAMVRRLAEAQRERVTMLAGIAHDLRAPLTRLQFRLSMPELNADERTRCQSDLDALERITGQFLLYAGGGEREEYVVCPLDQWLAETVAGQPSNQLQLQLSSISARIRPIALGRAVSNLVDNAFSYGTTPVVVRLRKTGSEVAIEVWDQGEGIPSSDWERALQPFQRLDSARGRQGHCGLGLAIVNHVVRTHEGKINFRQGNGDPGRFGVIINLPRDETKSTVIP; encoded by the coding sequence ATGCCCAGCCAACGGGGGATAACAAGTGGACTAGCCCGCTTCGGTGTCTGGGGTACGACGCTTCTGGCCAGTTGGATGCTGGCCCTACTGGTGCTGCAGGTGCTGTTCGGGCGGCAACTGGAACGCATCCAGACCCTGCAGCTGGGTCGAGATCTGGCGTTGAACGTGCGCCTCACTGAATTGACCCTGGAGCGCTATCCCCCCGCACTGATCAGCGAGCTCACCGGTCTGGAACTGCTGGTCAGCCAACAACCATCGAGACCAACCAAAGAGACGCAGGGGATGGCCCAGCGGCGCCAGGAACTGCAACAGGTGCTCTGCTCTCGCCTGACGCACTGCCCTGAGCTCCGACCAGCCCCCAACAGGTCTGGAACGCCCGAGGTTTGGATTGAGCTGTTTTCTCCGCTGGAACCGGTCTGGCTGCGCACACCCCTACCGATGGCACGCGCCTGGCCGCCGCAACCGATGCTCCTGCTGCTGGCCCTGGTGAGTGCTGTCGTGATCACTGGGGTGCTCTACCTACTCCTTGATGTCGCCCGTCCCCTTCGAAAGCTCGAGGACGCGGTCTCCCGCGTGGGGGAGGACAACGACCGCGATCCAGTCCCGGAGCAGGGGGCTCCAGAGGTTCGGCGAATCTCGCGACGCTTCAACGCCATGGTGCGTCGGCTCGCGGAAGCTCAGAGGGAGCGCGTCACCATGCTGGCGGGCATCGCCCACGATCTGCGGGCACCTTTGACGCGGCTGCAGTTCCGTCTGTCGATGCCGGAGCTGAACGCAGATGAGCGAACGCGCTGCCAAAGCGATCTGGATGCACTCGAGCGGATCACAGGCCAGTTTCTGCTGTACGCCGGAGGCGGTGAACGCGAGGAGTATGTCGTCTGTCCGCTGGATCAGTGGCTGGCTGAAACGGTTGCTGGACAGCCCAGTAACCAGCTGCAACTCCAACTCAGTTCCATCAGCGCGCGAATTCGACCGATTGCCCTGGGGCGCGCCGTGAGCAACCTGGTCGACAATGCATTCAGTTATGGCACCACACCAGTTGTCGTTCGCCTACGAAAGACGGGATCAGAGGTAGCGATTGAAGTCTGGGACCAGGGCGAGGGGATACCCAGCAGTGATTGGGAACGTGCTCTGCAACCCTTTCAACGCCTGGATTCGGCACGGGGACGTCAAGGCCATTGCGGCCTAGGGCTGGCCATCGTGAATCATGTGGTCCGCACCCATGAGGGAAAGATCAATTTCCGGCAAGGGAACGGTGACCCAGGACGATTTGGCGTCATCATCAACCTCCCCAGGGATGAGACGAAAAGTACCGTAATTCCGTAA
- the ppk2 gene encoding polyphosphate kinase 2, with the protein MRQSKEHDFTGVLEAIDHYSDGDIDHPQELMVELQEGFSNKHKRLSKKIYEKELAKLQTELVKMQYWVKATGFRMIILFEGRDAAGKGGSIKRLTEPLNPRGCRVVALGTPSEHQKSQWYFQRYVEHFPGAGEIVVFDRSWYNRAGVEKVMGFASAEQVEQFYVSCPRFEQMLVQDGILLLKYWFSINDDEQEKRFQERIDNEERRWKMSPMDIESRNRWVEYSKAKDIMFSKTHIPEAPWFTVEANDKRRARLNCLSHILSKVPYEDMTPEPIKMPKRPKQGGYKRPPFNEQFFVPNHYPYKD; encoded by the coding sequence ATGCGCCAGTCAAAAGAACATGACTTCACAGGCGTACTCGAGGCCATAGATCACTACAGCGATGGCGATATCGACCATCCTCAGGAACTCATGGTGGAGCTACAAGAGGGCTTTTCCAACAAGCACAAACGGCTGAGCAAAAAGATCTACGAAAAGGAGCTGGCCAAACTCCAGACAGAACTGGTCAAGATGCAGTACTGGGTGAAAGCCACGGGCTTTCGCATGATCATCCTGTTTGAAGGACGGGATGCCGCAGGCAAGGGAGGATCGATCAAACGTCTGACGGAACCATTGAACCCAAGGGGCTGTCGGGTGGTTGCCCTGGGTACCCCGTCAGAGCATCAGAAAAGCCAATGGTATTTCCAGCGCTACGTCGAGCACTTCCCCGGTGCTGGAGAAATCGTCGTCTTCGATCGCAGCTGGTACAACCGGGCCGGGGTGGAAAAGGTCATGGGTTTTGCAAGCGCCGAACAGGTCGAGCAGTTCTATGTGTCCTGCCCCCGGTTTGAGCAAATGCTGGTGCAGGACGGAATTCTGCTGCTGAAATACTGGTTCTCCATCAATGATGATGAGCAGGAGAAGCGTTTCCAGGAACGCATTGATAACGAAGAGCGGCGCTGGAAAATGAGTCCTATGGACATCGAGTCGCGCAATCGCTGGGTGGAGTACTCCAAAGCGAAAGACATCATGTTTTCCAAGACGCATATTCCAGAAGCACCTTGGTTCACCGTGGAAGCCAATGACAAACGTCGCGCTCGCCTGAATTGCCTAAGCCACATTCTCAGCAAGGTGCCCTATGAAGACATGACACCAGAACCGATCAAGATGCCAAAACGTCCAAAACAAGGCGGCTACAAGCGACCTCCCTTCAACGAACAGTTCTTTGTTCCCAACCACTATCCCTACAAAGACTGA